A stretch of the Desulforamulus ferrireducens genome encodes the following:
- the mnmH gene encoding tRNA 2-selenouridine(34) synthase MnmH — translation MDRFITIDEALKLKDVCIVDVRSEAEYEDGSIPGAVNVPLFTNEERAKIGTTYKQIGAEEAKRLGLEIAGPKLSALYEKISNLSQNKDIVLYCWRGGMRSKYATSILNTLGLKVMRIQGGYKAYRRYVNRYLDRECIPHKSIVLHGLTGVGKTMILKKLQQLGLPALDLEGIAKHRGSAYGKIGLPPSPSQKDFEAQIVDVLSAAERKGIILVECESRRVGKLIVPPALIASMAKGYRILLYASMEHRVERIIEDYTSGPDCNVEKLQFSTKLLKKSLGNKTVEELNQKIAEKRFDEVIPYLLHHYYDPLYKYPDGPSEDYDLSVNCNNLDQASAEIAQWVKALPEYGIPVDSGGEDDANRGSPEECALEEGLFF, via the coding sequence ATGGATAGATTTATAACTATTGATGAGGCACTGAAATTAAAAGACGTTTGTATTGTTGATGTTCGTTCTGAGGCAGAATATGAAGATGGTTCCATTCCGGGAGCCGTCAATGTACCACTATTTACTAACGAAGAAAGAGCTAAAATAGGTACAACCTATAAACAAATTGGTGCTGAGGAAGCAAAACGCTTGGGTTTAGAAATTGCCGGCCCCAAGCTGTCTGCATTATATGAAAAAATCAGTAACCTTAGTCAAAATAAAGACATAGTGCTTTACTGCTGGCGTGGTGGTATGCGCAGCAAATACGCCACCTCAATTTTAAATACCCTGGGACTTAAGGTTATGAGAATACAGGGGGGTTATAAAGCCTACCGGCGCTATGTTAATCGTTACTTGGACAGAGAATGCATACCCCATAAAAGCATTGTTTTGCACGGATTAACCGGCGTAGGTAAGACAATGATCTTAAAAAAGTTACAACAGCTTGGTTTACCGGCCCTTGACCTGGAGGGGATTGCCAAGCATCGGGGTTCGGCTTATGGAAAAATTGGTTTGCCGCCTTCTCCCAGTCAGAAAGATTTCGAGGCTCAGATTGTAGACGTATTATCAGCAGCGGAAAGAAAAGGTATTATTCTGGTAGAGTGCGAAAGCCGCCGGGTGGGTAAACTAATTGTACCTCCAGCGCTGATTGCTTCCATGGCTAAAGGATATCGTATTTTGCTTTATGCATCCATGGAACATCGGGTTGAACGTATCATTGAAGATTATACCTCCGGCCCTGATTGTAACGTTGAAAAATTGCAATTCAGTACTAAGCTGCTAAAAAAATCCCTGGGTAATAAGACAGTGGAAGAACTTAATCAAAAAATTGCCGAGAAAAGATTTGACGAAGTAATACCCTATTTACTACATCATTACTATGACCCACTTTATAAATATCCCGATGGACCCAGCGAGGATTACGACTTATCTGTAAATTGTAATAACCTTGATCAGGCATCTGCGGAAATCGCTCAATGGGTTAAAGCATTACCGGAATATGGTATACCTGTGGACAGCGGAGGTGAGGATGATGCCAATAGGGGAAGCCCTGAGGAATGCGCGCTTGAAGAAGGACTATTCTTTTGA
- a CDS encoding helix-turn-helix domain-containing protein, protein MKKDYSFEYLEESTKIRTKYLKALEEEKFDVLPGPVYAKAFLRTYAKFLELDTEEIMQEYNMLTNNNPAPAVETKEIEPVSISGGSKKWRYLAAGAAVVALLAFNAFYDSNKRAEDNKPELPQTVQENTVEQKGNSNNSPQLSTPQPVQGVRVVLKVNDNPSWMQVVADGNTIFSGTVAPGEMKDFQAEEKIFLHVGNAGAVEVNVNGKNLGRMGALGKVEKKTFTVDDDPNMTRG, encoded by the coding sequence TTGAAGAAGGACTATTCTTTTGAGTACTTGGAAGAGTCCACCAAGATTAGAACCAAGTATCTTAAGGCATTGGAAGAGGAAAAATTTGATGTCCTGCCTGGTCCTGTTTATGCTAAGGCTTTTTTGAGAACCTATGCCAAGTTTCTGGAACTGGATACCGAAGAAATTATGCAAGAATATAATATGCTGACTAATAATAATCCAGCGCCAGCGGTGGAAACTAAGGAAATAGAACCGGTAAGTATATCTGGTGGCAGTAAGAAATGGCGGTATTTGGCTGCTGGTGCCGCAGTGGTAGCCCTACTGGCCTTTAATGCTTTTTATGACAGCAATAAACGTGCGGAGGATAATAAACCGGAACTTCCCCAAACTGTACAGGAAAACACGGTTGAACAAAAGGGGAATAGCAACAATTCACCTCAATTGTCTACACCCCAACCGGTGCAAGGTGTTAGGGTGGTGCTAAAGGTTAATGACAACCCCAGTTGGATGCAAGTGGTGGCAGATGGTAACACCATTTTTAGTGGCACTGTGGCACCGGGTGAAATGAAGGATTTTCAAGCAGAGGAAAAAATATTCCTGCATGTTGGCAATGCCGGAGCGGTGGAAGTCAATGTCAACGGCAAGAATTTAGGACGCATGGGAGCATTGGGTAAGGTAGAAAAGAAAACCTTCACCGTGGATGATGATCCCAACATGACCCGAGGATAG